In Bacteroidota bacterium, the genomic window CCTGCTGCGGGAATTGTTACAGGAATAGGTGTTATTCATGGAAAAGAAACTATAATTGTTGCTAATGATGCAACGGTAAAAGGCGGTACATACATCAAAGAAACAATCAAAAAACATTTGAGAGCACAAGAAATTGCAATCGATAATCAACTGCCATGTGTTTACCTTGTTGATTCCGGAGGAGTATTTTTGCCTGAGCAATCAAAAGTTTTTCCTGACCGAGATCATTTTGGAAGATTCTTTTTCAATCAATCACTAATGTCGGCACGAGGAATTCCCCAAATTTCAATTGTTATGGGTTCATGTACTGCCGGTGGTGCTTATGTTCCTGCAATGAGTGATGAAACGATAATTGTCAGAAATCAAGGAACAATTTTTATTGGCGGACCTCCCCTTGTAAAAGCAGCAACAGGAGAAGAAGTTACTCCCGAAGAACTTGGAGGTGCTGAAGTTCACACTTCAATATCAGGAGTATCGGATCATATTGCTGAAAATGATACACATGCACTTCAAATTTGTAGAAATATTTTTGAAACAATCAGCAATAAAAAACGCCAGAAATTAGATATTTATCCTATTGAAGAACCTGCTTATGACCCTAAAGAATTATATGGAATAGCTCCTGACTTTCGTAAAATGATAGACCCTAAAGAAATTATTGCAAGAATAGTTGACGGCTCAAAATTTCATGAATATAAAGCTAAATACGGCAAAACAATTGTTACAGGATTTGCACGAATAATGGGTTTTCCTGTTGGAATAATTGCCAACAATGGTGTATTATTTTCTGAATCCTCACTTAAAGGCACACATTTTATTGAGCTATGTAGCGAAAGAAAAATCCCATTAATCTTTTTACAAAATATTACAGGTTTTATTGTTGGTAAAGAATACGAAAGAAAAGGAATTGCTAAAGATGG contains:
- a CDS encoding carboxyl transferase domain-containing protein; amino-acid sequence: MYKIDSKIDINSKDFKNNKENFLKLFKTYRERLEKTSKGGSERAIEKHKKRGKLLVRERINKLLDPNTPFLELSTLAAYDQYDNGFPAAGIVTGIGVIHGKETIIVANDATVKGGTYIKETIKKHLRAQEIAIDNQLPCVYLVDSGGVFLPEQSKVFPDRDHFGRFFFNQSLMSARGIPQISIVMGSCTAGGAYVPAMSDETIIVRNQGTIFIGGPPLVKAATGEEVTPEELGGAEVHTSISGVSDHIAENDTHALQICRNIFETISNKKRQKLDIYPIEEPAYDPKELYGIAPDFRKMIDPKEIIARIVDGSKFHEYKAKYGKTIVTGFARIMGFPVGIIANNGVLFSESSLKGTHFIELCSERKIPLIFLQNITGFIVGKEYERKGIAKDGAKLVHAVANTNVPKFTIIIGGSFGAGNYGMAGRAYDPKLLFMWPNAKISVMGGEQAANVLITVKQDQYKAQGKEMPQKEIDELRKSIIDKYEYEGSAYFSTSRLWDDGIIDPVDTRKILALGISMSLNKEFDEPKFGIYRM